From the Hevea brasiliensis isolate MT/VB/25A 57/8 chromosome 15, ASM3005281v1, whole genome shotgun sequence genome, one window contains:
- the LOC110657517 gene encoding AP-2 complex subunit mu, with amino-acid sequence MPVAASAIYFLNLRGDVLINRLYRDDVGGNMVDAFRMHIMQTKELGTCPVRQIGGCSFFYMRISNVYVVIVVSSNANVACAFKFVVEAVALFKSYFGGAFDEDAIRNNFVLIYELLDEIMDFGYPQNLSPEILKLYITQEGVRSPFSSKPTDKPVPNATLQVTGAVGWRREGLVYKKNEVFLDIVESVNLLMSSKGSVLRCDVTGKILMKCFLSGMPDLKLGLNDKIGLEKESQMKSRPAKSGKTIELDDVTFHQCVNLTRFNSEKTVSFVPPDGEFELMKYRITEGVNLPFRVLPTIKELGRTRMEVNVKVKSVFGVKMFALGVVIKIPVPKQTAKASFQVTSGRAKYNAAIDCLVWKIRKFPGQTEPTLSAEIELISTMAEKKSWTRPPIQMEFQVPMFTASGLRVRFLKVWEKSGYNTVEWVRYITKAGSYEIRC; translated from the exons ATGCCGGTGGCTGCATCTGCCATTTACTTCTTAAATCTTCGGGGTGATGTGCTCATCAATCGTCTCTATCGTGACGATGTCGG TGGGAATATGGTGGATGCATTCCGAATGCATATAATGCAAACGAAAGAACTTGGCACATGTCCAGTACGGCAAATTGGAGGTTGCTCCTTCTTTTACATGAGAATCAGCAATGTCTACGTTGTGATTGTTGTCAGCAGCAATGCTAATGTGGCTTGTGCATTCAAGTTTGTTGTCGAG GCTGTTGCATTGTTCAAATCATACTTTGGTGGGGCTTTTGATGAAGATGCCATCAGAAATAATTTTGTCCTGATTTATGAGCTGCTGGATG AAATTATGGACTTTGGTTACCCACAGAACCTGTCTCCTGAGATTTTAAAGCTTTACATCACTCAGGAAGGAGTGCGCTCACCATTTTCATCCAAG CCTACAGATAAACCTGTTCCTAATGCAACATTACAAGTCACTGGTGCTGTTGGTTGGCGGAGAGAGGGCCTTGTTTATAAAAAGAATGAG GTTTTTCTTGATATTGTGGAAAGTGTAAATCTTCTTATGTCTTCAAAAG GTAGTGTTCTACGTTGTGATGTAACGGGGAAGATTCTCATGAAGTGCTTCCTTTCTGGAATGCCTGATTTGAAGTTGGGTTTAAATGATAAAATTGGCCTTGAGAAAGAGTCACAAATGAAATCCCGTCCTGCTAAAAG TGGCAAAACGATTGAACTTGATGATGTTACTTTCCACCAATGTGTAAATTTGACAAGGTTCAACTCAGAAAAGACTGTTAGTTTTGTCCCACCAGATGGTGAATTTGAATTGATGAA GTATCGTATCACCGAGGGAGTTAATCTTCCATTTCGGGTATTGCCAACAATCAAAGAACTTGGTCGAACACGCATGGAAGTGAATGTTAAG GTCAAGAGTGTCTTTGGTGTGAAAATGTTTGCACTTGGAGTTGTTATCAAAATTCCTGTACCCAAACAAACTGCTAAGGCAAGCTTCCAGGTGACGTCAGGTCGAGCGAAGTACAATGCTGCAATTGATTGTTTGGTTTGGAA GATAAGAAAATTTCCTGGACAAACTGAGCCCACCTTGAGTGCAGAAATTGAGTTGATTTCTACAATGGCAGAGAAGAAATCGTGGACAAGGCCACCAATTCAAATGGAGTTCCAG GTTCCCATGTTTACAGCATCTGGTTTACGTGTTCGATTTCTTAAG GTATGGGAAAAGAGTGGGTACAACACAGTTGAGTGGGTCCGTTATATTACTAAAGCAGGCTCGTATGAGATTAGGTGCTAG